The DNA region GTCCGTAGATAGCCGAGACCGAGGCGACGACGATTACGTCGTCTCGCGTGAGCAGGGACCGGGTCGCCGAGTGACGAAGGCGGTCGATCTCGTCGTTGATCGAGGCGTCCTTGTCGATGTAGGTGTCGGTCTGCTCGACGTAGGCCTCGGGCTGGTAGTAGTCGTAGTAGGAGACGAAGTACTCGACGGCGTTGTCGGGGAACAGGTTCCGGAACTCCTCGTAGAGCTGGGCGGCCAGGGTCTTGTTGTGGGCGATGACCAGCGTCGGCTCCTGGACCTCTTCCATCACCCACGAGACGGTGTTGGTCTTGCCCGACCCCGTCACGCCGAGCAGCGTCTGGCGGTCCATGCCGTCGGCGAAGCCCGCCGCCAGCTGCTCGATCGCCTCGGGCTGGTCGCCCGCGGGTTCGAACGGGGCGTCGACCGCGAACGGTTTCGCGGCCTCGGGTCGATCCGGCTGGAGGGGGCCTCGAGTGTCGCTCATCGTAGCAGTATCTAGTGGGCGAGGCACGTAAGAGCCGCGCTTTCGTGTCTGAATTTGTGCGTCCTGGCTCAGCGTCCGGCTTTCGCAGTCTCCGCGAGCGTCGCAGACACCATCAGTACCGCGGAGGCGTGTATCAACGCATGGCCGATAGCCTCCGCCGTTCCCGACCAGTGGACGGTGAGAAGTCCGCCGTACAGAACGAGGAAAATTACGAGCCGTTGTAGAGAATCAAATCTCATAATATCAACTACAATTCTAATTATATACTATTTGTAATTCTTAACAGCTAGCGCGGGCGGAAACGTGAACGCTGACACGGTCTTGTTGCGAGCATAGTCACGACCTACCATTACACGAAGCACAAATCCACGCGGCCAGCAGTCCCCGAGGCCGCGCATATGCCGCCCCCACGTCTTTGACGCCGGTCGTCGTCGAGAACGTATGTCCAATTCCAGCGAAGACGCCGACTTACAGCAGGCTCGAGCCGACCTCGAGCTGGCGACCGAGACCGCCGGCGACGACGTGCGGGACGTTATTCGAGACACGGCGGCCGCCTTCGCCGAAATCGCCGCCAGCGAGAGCGAGGCCGACCACGCCGTCTTCGACGAGCACCTCAACGCGCTCAGGCAGGCACGACGCGAGTCCGACGCCGAGACGGCGGACCGACTCAAGGACGCCATCGAACACGCCGAGAGCTATCGCCAGAGCCTCGAGCAGGCGTGAGCCCTCTCGAGAATCGATCCTCGAGAATCGGTTTTTGAAACGGTAGGGCAGCCATACGAGGGTAACGGACCCATAACAATACCCTCGTGGCCCCCTCCAACGCGTATGCAATCGGCTGCGCACGACCATCCACGCGGGGCGCGGGAACGCGTCATCGTCCCCGGTATCACGGCCCCCAGCACCGTCGCCTGCCTGCGGTCGCTCGGTCCGCGCGGGATCTACACCGTCGTCGGCTCCGAGGACCGAACGACGCCCGGCTCCGTCTCGAGGTACTGCGATCGATTCGTCACGCTCCCCAATCCGCGGTCGGACCTCGAGGCCTACGGGGACGTCCTCCTCTCGCTCGCGGCGCGACCCGGCGTCGAGACGATCATCCCCGTCCGCGAGGAGGATATCTACATGCTCGCGGCGAACAGAGACGCCTTCGCCGAGCACGTCGCGACGCCATGGCCGGACTTCGAGACCCTGCGACAGGTGCAAGACCGGGTCGAACTCTTCGCGGCTGCCGACCGCGCTGGCGTCGAGACGCCCGAGACGACCCTGCTCGACGAGTGGGACGACTGGTCGCGCGAGACGATCATCAAGCCTCGCTACACTGTCGCCGCCCCCGAGTACCTCGGTCACGACGCCGGGCTCAGCGACATCGGCTCGACCGTCTACCACGAACCCGGCACCCCGCCCGCCGTCGAATCGTCGCTCAACGAGTGGGGCCACGTCCCCATCGTCCAGGAGTACGTCCCCGACTCCCGGGAGTACGGCTTCTTCGCGCTGTACGACGAGGGGGAGGCGGTCGCCACCTTCCAGCACTGCCAGAAACGGGGCTACAAGTACAGCGGCGGGCCGAGTGCCTACCGCGAGTCGACCGACATCCCCGAACTCGAGGCCGCCGGCCTCGCGCTACTGGACGAACTTGAGTGGCACGGCCTGGCGATGGTCGAGTTCCTGCGCAATCCCGAGACGGGGTCGTTCGAACTGATGGAGATCAACCCGCGGTTCTGGTCGTCGCTCCCGTTCTCCGTCCGTGCGGGGGCCGACTTCCCCTACTACTACTGGCAGCTCGCACGCGGCGAACCGATCAACCAGCCCGACTACGAGGTCGGCATCGGCGGCCACCTGCTCCGGGGCGAACTCTGTCACCTCCACAGCATCCTGGCCGAGGACTACCCGCTGGTCGAACGCCCCTCGTTTCTGTCCGCCGTCAGCGACGTCGCCACGTCGATGGTTCGAGAGCCCCGGTTCGACTACGCCGTCGCGGACGACCCCGTTCCGTTCGTCCAGGACGGCTGGAACTTCGTCCGTTCGGCTGCCAACGAGCAACTCAGCGCCGTTCGAGCGGGCGGTGAAGCCGACGAATCGTCGCCGGCCGTCGGATCGCCAGCGCTCGCCGAGCAAGAGCCTGCGTCGAAGCCGGCGAGGGCCGACCTCGAGCCCCTCGAAGACCAGCGCGGACGGACGAACTGACGCCGAGGCGTCGCTCTCGGCGTTTGACGATCGATCGGCACCGAGCGGGTGGCTCACCGTTCGGGTGGACGTGGTGGTGGGTGGCACACGCTGGCGGCGGGTGGACGAATCGGCGACCGGTAACTCACTCGAGTCGCTCCCGAATCGCCTCGGGTTCGTACGAGAGCGTCAGCGACCGCGAGCGCCCGCGGCCGTCGATCTCGGCGTACTCGGCGTCGATCAGGCCGAGCTGGTCGAGCTTGTTGACGATTTCCGAATAGCGGGTGTAGCCGAGGTCGGTCTCCTCGCTGAACCGCTCGTATACCTCGCCGGCCTGTGCGCCGTCGTGGTCGACGAGCACCTCGAGGAGCGCCCGCTCGTTCTCGCTCAGGCTGTTGAGGCTCCGGGAGAGGTTGATGTACTTCGACGTCTCGTAGGCCTTCTCGACGTCCTCAAGTTCGACAGTTCGACTCGCACGCATCTCGGCGTTGAGTCCGGCCCGCCTGAGGAGGTCGATTCCCACCCGGAGGTCGCCGCTCTTGGCCGTGAGCGAGCCGACCCGCTCCAGGACGTCCGTGGCGACGACGCCGTCGTGGAAGCCGCGCGTGACGCGCTCGTGGAGGATGTCGACGATTTCCGGCTGGTCGTACACCGGGAAGTAGACGTCCTCGGGCCGGAAGACGCTCTGCACGCGGGTGTCGAGGGCGTCGATCACTTCGAGCGCCGGGTCCGAGGAGACGACGATGACGCCGATTTTCGCTCCCGGGTGTTCCTCGTGGGCGCGCAGCAACGAGTAGAGCGTATCCGACGCCTCGTTCTCGTAGAAGAGGTAGTTGACGTCGTCGAGCGCGACGACGAGCACGCGGTCGTCCTCGACGAGTTTCTCGGCAATCTGGCCGAAGAGCTTCTTGAAGGAGATGCCCGACGATGGGGGTTCGTAGTCGAAGCAGCCCTCGAACAGCCGCGAGAAGACGGAGTATCGCGTCGAGTTGACCTGGCAGTTGACCCGGATCGTCTGGACGTCCCGGGTCTGGGCGCCGATCTCGTCGTACAGCTTCTGAATTGCCGTCGTTTTCCCCGTTCCCGGCGGTCCGCGGACCATCACGTTCAGCGGGCGCGAGCCCCGGACCGCGGGTCGCAGCGCGTACGTGAGACTCTGCATCTGCGAATCGCGGTGGCGGAACGTCTCGGGGACGTAATCGATCTCGAAGACGTGCTCGTTCCTGAACACGGATTCGTCCCACGACAACATCCCCTCCTCGGGGTCGCCAGTCATCACTTTCACCACGCCCTCGAAGCTACTTAGTTGTTTGCGGTCGTTTTCGGCGTGAAGCCGGGTTCTCACCGCTCGAGACCGTCGAAACGGGATATTGGTACTCAATCACCGGCACAGCGTCCACGTCTTTATATACGAAGCCGGGGCCAGAACGGATCGATGATCGACGTACCTGCGGACGGAAACGAGCGTCTGACCGCCCTCGGCGGTGCATTCCTCGTCGTCAGCGCGTTCCTCCCCCTGGGCCAGTATCAACGTGTTCGACACGGCGACGACAACGAACGGATTCACCGGCATGGGCTACGCTGTCCCGGTTGCCGGCTTCGTCGCCCTCGGACTGGTGACCCTGCGTGAGTGGAACGCATTCGAAGCCAAGCTGACTGCGGCCGTGGGCGTCCTGACGCTCCTCTCGTTAGGCGTGATCTACACCTCCCTCGAGAACGTCTTCGCCGTCGACTACCCCGCCCACTACGTTACCGTCTCGCCAGAACCGGGCCTCTACGTCGCCGCCCTCGCCAGCGTGCTCGTCGCCGTCGCGGGCTACCGGGGGATGCGAGTGGCCGCCGTACCCGAGACAGCGACTTCAGCCGCGAGCGAGCCCCGCGAATGACCCGACCTCGTAGTCGCCCCTGACCGCGTTCACTCGAACTTCTCGAGCAACCGGTCGTAGAAGGCGGCGTTCCCCTCCTGGGCAAGCTTCTCGACGATCAACTCGGGGGTCGAGCGAGCGAGGTGATCCTTAACCGGCGATCGGTTGACCTCGAGTTCGCCGTCGACCAGGCCGACGGCCTCGATGCCGTCGACAGCCACGTCGATGGCGGCCATCTCCCGGATTTCGCCGGCCAGGTGGGAGACGAACACGGCCGTCGCACCGTTCTCCGCGAGTGCCTCGAGGATGCCGGCGATAATCTTCGCGCTCGCCCCGGGTTCGGTGATGCTCTCGAGTTCGTCGACGAGAACGAGCGATCCCTCGCCGCCGGTGGCGAGGTCCGCGAACTCCCGGACGGTGGACTCGAACGCCCCGGCGTCCAGGGTCCCTTGGGTCTTGGCGTGGTAGTGTACGTCGTCGAAGCGACGTAGCCGGACCTCTTTGGCGGGAACGGGCAAACCCATGTGTGCAAGCACGACGACGCTCGCGACCAGGTCAAGCGTCGAGGTCTTCCCGCCGCTGTTGACTCCCGAGAGCAGGGTGGTGCCTGACACCGCGTAGTCGACGGGTTCGATTTCCTCGAGTGGCTCCTCGAGGACTGGCGAGCGGCCGCCCTCGATGGCGAACCCGGTTTCTTCGTCGCCGTCGTCGCCGTCCCAGACGAACTCGGGCATCGTGCACTCGAAGTCGCGGGCGAAGCGGGCGACGGCGAGTTCGACGTCGAGCTCGAGCGCCGAGCGAACCAGGTCGTGGGCGCCCTCGCGCTGGGCGGCGAGGTCGGCCGCCAGGTCGCGTTTGAGCTGGGCCGCCCGCCGGTCCCGGGCGACGGTGAGTTCCTCGCGCAGGCGTGCCGTGGCGTTCTCGTCGCGCTCGACGGGGAAGGTCGGTTCGTCGTCGAAGACATGGCGGGCGAGTTCGGCCTCGCCGACGTCCAGGTCGAGGGCGTCGATCAGGTGCTTGCGGGCGGCCTCGACCGCCGCGGCGAATTCGTCGGCGAGTTCCCGGGAGAGCAGCGAGTCGACGCCGGCGCCGCGCTCGACGAGTGAGAGTAGGTCGGCGCCCTCGATGGTCACGTCCCGTTCCTCGATCGCCTCGCGGAGTCGGTCGTTGGCGACGCTCTCGGCGACGCCCGCGACCGCGTCGAGGTCGTCGACGGCGACCGTCAGCCGATCGAGTTCGGGGTCGCCGGCGACGGTGCCGTCGTCGTCGAGGCGCTCGAGGCCGTGCTCGAGGGCGTCGAGGTCGACCGTCGCGTTCAGTTGCGAATCGGTGTCACCACCACGGCCGACCGCACGATGAACCGCGACTGCTGCCCGCAGTCGCTCTCGGTTGCGGGCGAAGAACGCGAGCGGGCGCTCCGGAACCACGTCGGCGGGATCTGCGAGCGCGTCCGGGCGAACTTGCACGTCGCCCTCGACCTCGACGCCGGCGAAGGACTCGTCGATCGCGACCACCGTCGAATAGCCTCTCGCCAGTTCGGCCAGCCCCTGGGCGTCCTCGACGATTTCGACGGAAATCTCGGGAATCGCCTCGCGGGCTTCGGCGTAGCGCTCGGCGTCGGTCGTCGCCAGACAGCGGTCCCGGACGCGAACGTCGCCGGGCCGCTCGAGCGGTTCGACGCCCTCGAAGGCTTCGAGCACGTCGGGGTGGGGATCGCGTTCGATCGCCCGACGAGAGAAGTCCTGCACCTCCTCGATGCGCGAGCGCCTGGGGCTGGGGTACAGCGTCTCGAGGCGGTGGGCCGCGTAGTCGGTCACCGTCCGGTCCTGACACAGGGAGAGCACCTGTCGGTAGATCTCGCGTGCGCGGTCGGTCGCGAGGAAGCCGCCGGGGTCGTCGTGTTCGCGTCGGATCGCCCCGCGGGCGATGCGAGCGGCCCGGCCGACGGTGACGCCGGGCGCTCTGGCGAGTGCGGCCACGTCGCCGTTCTCGAGGGCCTGCTCGGGGTCGTCGAGTTCGTCCAGTGCACGGGCGGTCTTCGCGCCGACGCCCGGGATCGACTCGAGGTCCATTGCCATCGACCGCCACGTCCCGCCGAGACGAGAAAAAGGTCCCGCCCCGTTCTCGGCCCGAGTCTCGAGTCTCGAGTCGCTGATCGCATGGGCACCCGGCGAGTGCGCTACTCCCAGGGGTGACGCCCGCTCGTGCTCGGCCACAGGGGATACCAGTACTCCTTGTCGGGTTCGATCTCGAGTTCGCCATCCAGCACTGATTCGAGTTTGAACTCGGTTCCCGAATCGCGCTCGCGGCCGGCCCGTGGCGCGAAGGGGTAGTACGCACCGCGCCGGAAGGAGTAGATCCAGTAGGCCGGCCCACTGTCGTTCCGGTAGCCGAAGACGGCCGCGAGCAGCCGCGAGCCGTAGCCTTCCTCGATGAACGTGTCCGCCGCGAAGTGGAGGCTGGTGATCAGGTCCTCGGGGTCGGAGTCCTCGAGGACGACCCAGTGGTAGCCGTGGTCGTCCTCGGTGACGCGAAAGTCGGTGCCGGTGTCTTCGCTGCCGGCCTCGAGGATGGCTTCGACGTTCTCGACGGCGTCACGAAAGCTGCTCGAGTCGACGCCGGCGAAACAGAGCGCGCCCGCGTCGGCGGAGTCGTAGCCGAGGTCGGCTTCCATCGTCAGATACGCGGTGCTCATCCCGAAGAGGTCCTCGGGGTTGGCGTCCCGGCTGGCGTCCGATTCGGCGCGGATGCCGAGCACGGATCGCAGTCCGTCGAGCAGTCCCATACCCTTCGTTGGACGGCCAGGGTTTGAAAGCTCGCGTTTTCTCGCTCGAGCGGTCGTCGACGTCACGTCGACTTCGGCGCAGCGGATCCTACACCGTCTCCATCTCGTGCTCGAGCTGGCGCAAGCTCTCGACCCGCCGCTCGGTCGAGGGGTGCGTCGAGAACAGTCTCCCGACGACGCCGGACTTCAGCGGAATGATGAAGAAGGCGTTCATTTCGGCCTCTTCGCGCATGTCTCTGTCGGGAACCTTGTCGATCTCGCCCGAAATCTTCAGCAACGCGGAGGCGAGCGCAGAGGGCTTGCCGGTGATCGTCGCAGCACCCCGGTCGGCGGCGAACTCGCGGTACCGCGAGAGCGCCCGAATCAGCAGGTAACTCACGATCCAGACGACCAGCGAGACGACGATGGCGACGATCACGCCGCCACCGCCGCCGCGACCGCGACCGTGGCCACCGCCGAAGAAGGCGCCCCAGCGGACGATCATGAACGCGATGGTCGAGAGGAACGAGGCGATAGTCATCACCATCATGTCCCGATTCTTGACGTGGGCGAGTTCGTGGGCGAGAACGCCGTCGAGTTCGTCCTGGTCGAGCGTTCGCATCAGTCCCGTGGTGACGGCGACGGCGGCGTTCTTCTGGTTTCGCCCCGTCGCGAACGCGTTCGGCACCTTCGAGTCGATGACGGCGACTTTCGGCTTCGGGAGGTCGGCCTGCTGGGAGAGGCGCTCGACGGCGCTGTGAAGCTGTGGGTACTCCTCGGCGGAGACCGTCTTCGCACCCATCGTCTTGAGAGTGAGGGTGTCGCTGAAGTAGTACTGCACCAGCGACATCCCGCCGAAGAGCAGGGCGAAAATGGCGATCCCACCACCCATATAGGCAGTGATCACGCCGGCGAAGACGATGTACAGGGCAAACAGCAGGAACATCGTGAGGAACATCCGAAACCGCAATCCCCAGTCCGGTTTCCAGTCCATACGCGAACAACGGACCGAGGGCGGATAAATCCGCCGCGAACGTGCCTCGAGCGGGTGGCCCGACCGGACGCTCCGTGCTCGCTCGTCCTCGAGTCACGCCTCGTGTGCGACCCCTATCGACCTCCAGCGACGACGCAGACCGCCAACGGTATCGTTCCCTCGATACGGTCTGCCACCCCAATACACCACCTTTCAATTGAGTTGTGAGTGCTCAAGCGTGTACGTCGAAGTACCGAATGAGCGTTCCCAAAACCCCTCTATTTCCCCTGGAAAGTCGAACACGAGGGGACGACCACCGGTGTCGACGCTCGAGCGTACGCCACGGGTCAGACGAGCGTTCTTTGCGTTCCACCGGAAACGTCAGACGAGCGTTCTTTGCGTTCCACTGGAAACGTCAGACGAGCGTGAAATAGGTCGTTCTATATGTTTGACGATCGATAACACCACGATCGAGACCGACACCAGTTGGGGAGATCCGACGTATCGCTCGAAACGCGCACTCACTGGAGACGAATTCAGTGTGCCTTGATAACACGATTCGCAACCCCCTGGTTTCGGGTGGAGTTCCCACACGCTGTGACCGAACGGCCCGTCGAACCCCTCTATTTCCGGTGGAGATACCTCGCTGGAAACGGACCGGCGTCGGTGACGAACGCGTCGCTTAACTCCCCCAATCCCCAACCACGGGACATGACCGATTCGCGTGCGTTCTGTCCCCGCTGTGGCGATCCGGTGCCGGAGCGGAGCGAAGGCGACGCGACGGACCCCCTGCGACCGGGGACCGACGTCGACCTCTGTGACAGCTGTTACTTCGACGACTTCGAATTCATCGACGCGCCCGACCGGATCGACGTGCGCGTCTGCGCCCAGTGTGGGGCCGTTCATCGGGGCCGCCGCTGGGTCGACGTCGGTGCACAGGATTACACCGACGTCGCCATCGAGGAGGTGAGCGAGGCCCTGGCCGTTCACGTCGACGTCGAGGACGTCGCCTGGCAGGTCGAACCCGAGGAGGTCGGGCCGAACACGATCCGGATGCACTGTTACTTCACCGGGACGGTTCGTGGAACGCCCGTCGAAGAGCAGGTGATGATTCCGGTAAAAATCGCTCGCCAGACCTGTACCCGGTGTGGTCGCATCGCCGGGGACTACTACGCCAGCATCGTCCAGATCCGGGCCGAGGGCCGGTCGCCCACGACGGAGGAACTCGAGCGGGCGAGAGAAATCGCCGAGAACATCGTCGCGGACATGGAGGCGACCGGGGACCGGAACGCCTTCATCACCGAGACCACGGAGACCGACGACGGCCTCAACATGCGGGTTTCGACCAACAAGATCGGCAAGAAGATCGCGAACAAGATGGTCGAGGAGTTCGGCGGTACCGTCAACGACGCCGAAACCCTGGTGACCGAGGACGAGGACGGTAACGGCGTCTACCGCGTGACGTTCGCGGTCCGTCTCCCGCCGTACGTCCCCGGCGACGTGATCGACCTCGCGGACGACGACGAGGGGCCCGTCCTGGTCAGCAGCGCCCACGGCAACCTCAAAGGGATCCGGTTGCGGACAGGCGAGCGCTACGAGGCGAGTTACGAGGAGGGGAACTCCCCCGAGGCCCGCAAACTCGGGGAGCGCGAGGACGCCGTCGAGGCGACCGTCGTCACGGTCGAGGACGAGCGCTCAATTCAGGTGCTCGACCCCGAAACCTACCAGGCGAAGACGATTTCCCGACCCGAGTACGTCGACGCCGATGCAGAGGAAGTGCCGGCGCTGAAGAGCCGCGCTGGCTTGCACATTCTACCGGAGAACGATGAGTGAGGGCTCTGGGGAGGACGACCGGTCTCGAGGCGAGGGTCGGCCTCGAGACGACGCCTCGAACTTGGACGACGAGTTAAACTCGAGTACTGACAATACGACGAATTCTATAGTATCGGATTCAACCGCGCTCGGGCCTCGAGACGACCCACTCGCGGTCGTCGTCGAGAAACCGCGCTCGGAGACGGCGATCGAATCCTTGCGGGCCGAGGGCGTCTACGACGACGACCGCCGAGTGCGAGAGTACGGCTCCGAGACGGTGGCGCTGCCGGTGCTCGAACCACCCACAGAAACGGCCGTCCTGGAGGTCGTTCGTCAAATCGACCCCGCCTACCGCACCCGTGACCTGGCCGATCACCTCCGCGAACGGGGATGGAGCGACGCCGACCTCGAGATGGCGCCCGGCTCCTGGGCCGTTATTGGTTCGGTGATCCTCGTTCGCGTTCCCGACGACTGCCCCGACGAGACCGAACTCGGGGAGGCCTTACTCGCGCTCCACGGCGAGGCTGACAGCGTGCTCGCCGACGAGGGAATCTCGAACGAGGGCGAGGGCAACGGTGGCACCTACCGCGAACCCCGAACGCGACTGCTCGCGGGCTCGAGCGACACCGAGACGGTCCACGTCGAGGACGGGACGCGGTACGGACTCGATCCCGCCCGCGTCATGTTCTCGCCGGGGAACCAGGCCGAGCGCCGGCGGATGGCCGAGGTCGTCGACCCGGACGAGCGCGTGTTCGACATGTTCGCCGGCATCGGCTACTTCACGCTCCCGATGGCACGAGCGGGAGCGCGGATGACGGCCACCGAATTGAATCCGACGGCGTTTCGCTACCTGCTCGAGAACGCGATGGCCAACGACGTCTCGAGTCGGGTCGACGCCTACCACAGCGACTGTCGCGACCTGGCCGCCGACCTTCGCGCGGACCGAGTCGTCATGGGCTACTACGGTGTCGCCGACGGCAAAGACGAGGCGGGACACGGGAGTCGCGTCGACGAGGCTGTCTCGTTCCTGCCGGCGGCCCTCGAGGCCCTTGAGCCAGGTGGCGTCGTCCACTACCACGAGGCGACGCCCAAGCCAGAGCTGTGGGCGCGACCGATCGGTCGGCTCGAGGCCGCGGCCGAACGCGCAGAGCGGACCCTTGAGGTGCTCGAGAAGCGGCGGGTGAAGACGCACAGTGCGGGGGTCGAGCACGTGGTCGTGGACGCTCGCGTGGAGTGAACCTGATGACGCTCGGTCGTGAAGTTGATACGACCTGGGTTCGAACCATCTCGGTATGAACCTGAACCAGATCATCGCGGCGCTGTTCGCCCTGTTGATGATTTCGTCGATGGTCGCCTGGGGCGCGACATTTATCTTCTAACTTAGCCGTCGGTATCCCAGACGTCCGCGAGCGGGCTTCGTTTCGAGGAGCGTCGGCCGCGTCGTGATCGCGACCGTGACTGTGATCGGCCTCGAGCATCGCTCTCGTTCGGGCTCCCGCCTGAGTCTGCCCCCTCTTTCGGCCCGGAACTCGACACACTGTGCGAGGATGTTCTCGAGTACCCGCCGCCCCCGCCCCCGTTCGTCGCCTCGAGCGCCGCTCGCGGCTCGAACTCGGGCAACGTGGGCTCCGAGAGGCGGTCAACCTGTTCTTCGAACCAGTCGGGCATGTCCGTCCGGGCGCGCTCGAATAAGTCGAGCAGGCTCGAGTCCGCGACGTAGGTCGCTCCATGGTCGTCAGGGGCGCGGATCACCCGGCCACAGGCCTGGATCACGGTCCGGAGCGCCGCCCGGTAGTACCACGCCCACTGCCCTTCCTCGAGTCGGTGAGCCACTCGCGAGTCGCTCGTGTTGAGGAAGGGTGCCTTGCAGAGCACCTGCCAGCGACAGAGGTCGCCCTTCAGGTCGAGGGCTTCCTCCATCTTCACCGAGAGGAAGACGTCCGGTTCGGAGGACGCCTTCCAGGACTCGAGGTCGGCGTCCCGGTCATCCCTGGAGTGGGCTCGAACGCGGTCGCCGACGCCGAAATCGGTAAGGAGCGACTCGAGTTGCTCTTGGATCGCGTAGGAGTGGGCGTGGATCAGCCCCTTCTCGTCGGGGTGGGCCTGCATGATGCGGACGATGGTACGGGCGATCTTCGGCAGAGTCTCCTCGCGGTGTTCGTAGGTCATCTTCCCCTGGGTGACGTCGTAGAGCGGGCGGTTCTCGACGGGGAAGGTGTGGCCAACGTCGACGAGAGCGACGCGGGAGGGCTCAAGGCCGACGTGTCGGCAGAAGGCATCCTTGTTGAGAATCGTGGCCGAGAGGAGCGCGAACTTGTTGCCCCGGTCCCAGACGGTGTACCGGAGGTAACGCTCCGGGTCCATCGGTTTGATGGTGAGGGGGCCGCCGTTCGGGTTCTCGGTTTCGTCCCCGCTGCTCGAGGCCGACCTTCCATCGCGACTCGAGTCCGCCGCCTCGTCCTGGTCGACCAGCCACGTCGTCGGACTCTGCCGGTCGCGGTAGTCCTCGACGAAGAAGTCGAGTTCGCCGATGAGTTCCTGGAGGCGGTCCCGTTCTCTGACCTCGCCTGGTGACAGCGACTCTTGGCCGAGCAACTCGTCCTTGCGGCTGGTACATCGTCGAGCGAGCGCCTCCGCGTAGCGGACCGCCCCCTCGACGGAGTCGACCTCCGGAACGCGGAGGTCGTCCCAGAACGGGACCGTCCGGGGGCCGAGCTGGATCGTCGCGTACATCTCAGCCCACTCGGAGAGGCCGTGGGCCTCGTCGATCACGACGACGTCGCGCTTGCGGAACACCTCGCTGCCCGCGGTCTGCATGAAGTACGCGAGCGTCATCGCCGCGATGGAGCGGTTGGAGGCGATGGCTCGGTCGGAAAAGTACGGACAACGGTGCTGGACCGAGCAGTCGTACCCCCGCTCGCGAACGCAGGGGGCCTGGTTGACCGGCGTGTCGAGT from Natronosalvus rutilus includes:
- a CDS encoding DUF7553 family protein, whose amino-acid sequence is MSNSSEDADLQQARADLELATETAGDDVRDVIRDTAAAFAEIAASESEADHAVFDEHLNALRQARRESDAETADRLKDAIEHAESYRQSLEQA
- a CDS encoding carboxylate--amine ligase encodes the protein MQSAAHDHPRGARERVIVPGITAPSTVACLRSLGPRGIYTVVGSEDRTTPGSVSRYCDRFVTLPNPRSDLEAYGDVLLSLAARPGVETIIPVREEDIYMLAANRDAFAEHVATPWPDFETLRQVQDRVELFAAADRAGVETPETTLLDEWDDWSRETIIKPRYTVAAPEYLGHDAGLSDIGSTVYHEPGTPPAVESSLNEWGHVPIVQEYVPDSREYGFFALYDEGEAVATFQHCQKRGYKYSGGPSAYRESTDIPELEAAGLALLDELEWHGLAMVEFLRNPETGSFELMEINPRFWSSLPFSVRAGADFPYYYWQLARGEPINQPDYEVGIGGHLLRGELCHLHSILAEDYPLVERPSFLSAVSDVATSMVREPRFDYAVADDPVPFVQDGWNFVRSAANEQLSAVRAGGEADESSPAVGSPALAEQEPASKPARADLEPLEDQRGRTN
- a CDS encoding ORC1-type DNA replication protein, which produces MTGDPEEGMLSWDESVFRNEHVFEIDYVPETFRHRDSQMQSLTYALRPAVRGSRPLNVMVRGPPGTGKTTAIQKLYDEIGAQTRDVQTIRVNCQVNSTRYSVFSRLFEGCFDYEPPSSGISFKKLFGQIAEKLVEDDRVLVVALDDVNYLFYENEASDTLYSLLRAHEEHPGAKIGVIVVSSDPALEVIDALDTRVQSVFRPEDVYFPVYDQPEIVDILHERVTRGFHDGVVATDVLERVGSLTAKSGDLRVGIDLLRRAGLNAEMRASRTVELEDVEKAYETSKYINLSRSLNSLSENERALLEVLVDHDGAQAGEVYERFSEETDLGYTRYSEIVNKLDQLGLIDAEYAEIDGRGRSRSLTLSYEPEAIRERLE
- a CDS encoding MutS-related protein — translated: MDLESIPGVGAKTARALDELDDPEQALENGDVAALARAPGVTVGRAARIARGAIRREHDDPGGFLATDRAREIYRQVLSLCQDRTVTDYAAHRLETLYPSPRRSRIEEVQDFSRRAIERDPHPDVLEAFEGVEPLERPGDVRVRDRCLATTDAERYAEAREAIPEISVEIVEDAQGLAELARGYSTVVAIDESFAGVEVEGDVQVRPDALADPADVVPERPLAFFARNRERLRAAVAVHRAVGRGGDTDSQLNATVDLDALEHGLERLDDDGTVAGDPELDRLTVAVDDLDAVAGVAESVANDRLREAIEERDVTIEGADLLSLVERGAGVDSLLSRELADEFAAAVEAARKHLIDALDLDVGEAELARHVFDDEPTFPVERDENATARLREELTVARDRRAAQLKRDLAADLAAQREGAHDLVRSALELDVELAVARFARDFECTMPEFVWDGDDGDEETGFAIEGGRSPVLEEPLEEIEPVDYAVSGTTLLSGVNSGGKTSTLDLVASVVVLAHMGLPVPAKEVRLRRFDDVHYHAKTQGTLDAGAFESTVREFADLATGGEGSLVLVDELESITEPGASAKIIAGILEALAENGATAVFVSHLAGEIREMAAIDVAVDGIEAVGLVDGELEVNRSPVKDHLARSTPELIVEKLAQEGNAAFYDRLLEKFE
- the pspAB gene encoding PspA-associated protein PspAB, whose amino-acid sequence is MGLLDGLRSVLGIRAESDASRDANPEDLFGMSTAYLTMEADLGYDSADAGALCFAGVDSSSFRDAVENVEAILEAGSEDTGTDFRVTEDDHGYHWVVLEDSDPEDLITSLHFAADTFIEEGYGSRLLAAVFGYRNDSGPAYWIYSFRRGAYYPFAPRAGRERDSGTEFKLESVLDGELEIEPDKEYWYPLWPSTSGRHPWE
- the htpX gene encoding zinc metalloprotease HtpX, translating into MDWKPDWGLRFRMFLTMFLLFALYIVFAGVITAYMGGGIAIFALLFGGMSLVQYYFSDTLTLKTMGAKTVSAEEYPQLHSAVERLSQQADLPKPKVAVIDSKVPNAFATGRNQKNAAVAVTTGLMRTLDQDELDGVLAHELAHVKNRDMMVMTIASFLSTIAFMIVRWGAFFGGGHGRGRGGGGGVIVAIVVSLVVWIVSYLLIRALSRYREFAADRGAATITGKPSALASALLKISGEIDKVPDRDMREEAEMNAFFIIPLKSGVVGRLFSTHPSTERRVESLRQLEHEMETV
- a CDS encoding 60S ribosomal export protein NMD3, producing the protein MTDSRAFCPRCGDPVPERSEGDATDPLRPGTDVDLCDSCYFDDFEFIDAPDRIDVRVCAQCGAVHRGRRWVDVGAQDYTDVAIEEVSEALAVHVDVEDVAWQVEPEEVGPNTIRMHCYFTGTVRGTPVEEQVMIPVKIARQTCTRCGRIAGDYYASIVQIRAEGRSPTTEELERAREIAENIVADMEATGDRNAFITETTETDDGLNMRVSTNKIGKKIANKMVEEFGGTVNDAETLVTEDEDGNGVYRVTFAVRLPPYVPGDVIDLADDDEGPVLVSSAHGNLKGIRLRTGERYEASYEEGNSPEARKLGEREDAVEATVVTVEDERSIQVLDPETYQAKTISRPEYVDADAEEVPALKSRAGLHILPENDE